The Acaryochloris sp. CCMEE 5410 nucleotide sequence AATCCACCAATGATCATCATCCTAGGAGAAAAAGTAGAGGTGGGTGTGGGTTGGGGAGCCAAACATATTCGTAGAGAGCCCCCCCATAAAGAGTCCTAAGATAAAGGTCCAACGCCAGCGTTCGTGGGGGTAAGCTTGATCGCACCATTAACCATACCGCTCATACCAGCAATACGACCATTGAAGAGTAGTAAGATTGTCGCACTCAGACCGATTAGGATACCTCCTAACAAAGCCCTAACCCAGTAAAATGTACCCATTGGTTTCTCCTTATTCAATTACAGCCCAGCGCTAGCATGGCCTGATGAGTGCTTAGAAAGATGCGTTCTCGACCCAGCTTTTCCACAAAATCTGTCTTCTCTAGCTGATCCATCACTGGACCTTTGACTTCAGCTAAATAGACCCACACTCCAGCAGAGTTCAAATCAGCAAACAGTGCTTCAAGCGTTTCCAATGCGCTCGCATCAATGAAGTTGATGGCACTACAGATCAGTACAAGATGTTGCAAATCAGATATGTGAGACACAGCATGCAGCACATAGTCTTCCAAGCTTTATATTGGCAAAATAGAGACTTTCATCCACACGAATTGCTAACACATGTGGGTAGGTTTTACAGGATTCCGTAGCACATTCCTAAAATGCTCAGAGCCCTCATTCGACAACAACTGCTAAATGGGATGGCTGGTCCGCCATAAATACAGGCATAGAGAGGCCAGAACTCCTACGAGAATTCCAGCTTCAATCCCTAACCCCAACACAGCACAAATGTGATCAGTAATGAAGCCGCATCTGCACGATTGTATTGCCACATGCGTTGCAGTGATGTGAATCTATCAAATTCAAGACAGCAACGATAATGATCGCTGCCATACAGCCTGAGGCAAAAATAAAATAAGGGTGTGAAAATAGAACCGTTAAGGCAATGAGCAAAGCTGTGATGATGGATGCTAACCCAGTGTTGGCCCCAGCACTAAATTAACCACGGTTCGACTTAATCCCCAGTTACTGGATATCCACCAGTGAAGGCTGCGCTCAGGTTTGCAGCTCCTAGACCGATCAACTCTTGGTTGGCATCAATTTTTGCCGACGTTTACTAGCCAGGGACTTAGCCACAGCAATACTTTCCATAAATCCACAAGACTAATTGCAACGGCAGTAGGCATAAGAGCTTGCCAACTCTTCAAGTCAAAGGTGGGCAGCGTCAAGGGCGGCAAACCCGCTGGAATCTCACCAATAATCTTGACCTGAGCCACTTCATGGAGTTGGAGTCCCCACACCAAAACTGTATTAACGAGCACCAGCAGCAATGGTCCACTTCTGGTCAAGGGGAGAATCAAATTTGGAGGCAACCCTTGCTTCTTTAGCAGTGGCTGCAATTGATGGTTGAAGACCAGCAACACAACTAGGCTAGTGAGACCAAGGATCAGGGTAATGCTATTACTCTGAGGAAGGTGCTGCCAATCTCCTGTAGTAATTCTGGAAAGGACTCGGTCTTTGGAAGCTGCAATCCCAAAAGGTGTTTGAGTTGGCTAAAACCAATAATGATGGCAGCTGCACTCGTGAAGCCAGAAATTACGGCATGACTGAGAAAGTTCACCAGAAAACCGAGTCGAACCACTCCCATCAGCACTTGTAGGATGCCTACTAAAAGGGCCAACATCATAGCCAAAGTTAGGTATACTGCGGACGACTTGCGGCTTAACATTGTAGTGGAGAGATTTGGCAGACTGGGAGTATCCCTCAACCGACTCCCCTATTTGCATGATTAAATTGATTTCACCGCAGAGGAAATCCAACACCTCAATTACGAACGCTATCATCACCCTCACCCACGGGTACAGCGACGGATGGAAGTCCTCTACTTAAGAGTCAGGTCTTGCCCATGCCCAGATCTGCCAGCTTGTCAGATTAGCCGTCCGACCTTAGCCAAACCCTTCGTTTGTATCAACAAGGAGGAATTGAAGGACTGAAGACCCTGGAATATAAAGGTCAACCAGTTCACTCAACGCTCATAGCGATAGTGTGAGAGCCTATTTTGAGCAACACCCGCCCCGCACCAGTGCAGAAGCCCAAGCAGTCATTGAACAATTGACAGGTATTAAGCGTTCTCCACCCAGATCAAAGCCTTCCTCAAGCGCATCGGTTGTCGCTATCGAAAAGTGGGGTATGTGCGGGAAAGTCGAGTCTGCCCGAGAAAATTGAGGAACAAGAGCAGTTCGACAACTCGCCTTGAACCCTTATTAGAGGAAGCTCAACGCCAAGAGGCGTCTTGTCTTTTTGTGGATGCTGCTCATTTTGTTCACCGGGCTTATCTGGGGTTTCTCTGGTGCCTTCGTCGGATCTTCATCCCTTCTCCTTCTGGCCGTCAACGATTCAATGTTCTCGGTGCACT carries:
- a CDS encoding sodium-independent anion transporter, producing MSHISDLQHLVLICSAINFIDASALETLEALFADLNSAGVWVYLAEVKGPVMDQLEKTDFVEKLGRERIFLSTHQAMLALGCN